In Halobaculum limi, one DNA window encodes the following:
- a CDS encoding DUF5812 family protein, producing the protein MTDNDPDHSEMDAIRDALADATGGDAGPADTSDGEKEGTFLVTHADDGSAVLRDIASGQVHTLSSNPGVAEGNAVEGVVAPDPPMNVSWQLVEVHERREITIERSEEPPTQQSLDIAADQAVGDLTRRDRAGTGELHVITVPEDQTDQAVDDVLADEDTSRTRAARLGVRRVEVRSAPGVVVVRYMP; encoded by the coding sequence ATGACCGACAACGACCCCGATCACTCGGAGATGGACGCCATCCGCGACGCACTCGCGGACGCGACCGGCGGCGACGCCGGGCCCGCCGACACCAGCGACGGTGAGAAGGAGGGCACGTTCCTCGTCACCCACGCGGACGACGGCTCCGCCGTTCTGCGCGACATCGCCTCCGGGCAGGTGCACACGCTCTCGTCGAACCCCGGCGTCGCGGAGGGCAACGCCGTCGAAGGCGTCGTCGCACCTGACCCACCGATGAACGTCTCGTGGCAACTCGTCGAGGTCCACGAACGCCGTGAGATCACTATCGAGCGCAGCGAAGAACCACCCACCCAGCAGTCGCTCGACATCGCCGCCGACCAGGCCGTCGGCGACCTCACCCGCCGCGACCGCGCGGGGACGGGCGAACTGCACGTCATCACGGTCCCCGAAGACCAGACCGACCAAGCCGTCGACGACGTCCTCGCCGACGAGGACACCAGCCGAACCCGTGCCGCACGCCTCGGCGTCCGGCGCGTCGAAGTTCGCTCCGCTCCTGGCGTCGTTGTCGTGCGCTATATGCCCTGA